Within the Deltaproteobacteria bacterium genome, the region CGTAAAGGCGGCAGGCAAAGGTGCGGCCAAAAAGAGTGGTAAGACCGCCGCGGCAGGCAAAGATCGAGCCCTCGGGCTTTTGCCCAAACAAGTGGTTTTGCAAATGCTAGATATGATGGTTAAGTCGCGCGTTCTTGAAGAGCGGCTCATCAAAGTCTATAAAACGGGCGATGCGTTTTTCTGGATCGGCGGCCCAGGAGAAGAGGCCTTCGGTGTGCCGCTCGGCCTGTTGGTTGATAAGGGTCAAGGCGTTAGCCATGACTACCTTCACCTGCACTACCGCGGTACTCCGACTCTGATCGCGATGGGCATGACGATGATCGATTCTATTCGATTGATTATGAATCGCTCCACGGATCGCAGTACGGGAGGGCGAAACTTTGCCAATCACTATTGTTTCCCGGAATGGAACGTCGTCCCGGTTGGGTCCCCTATCGAAGTTCAATATGGAATGGCCGTAGGGACTGCTATGGCTCAGCGGCGGCGCAAAATGAAAAAAGAAGCTGCAGGAGTTTCAATTGTCACAGGCGGGGACGCAGGTTCTGCAGAAGGTGATTTTGCCTCTTGCCTAATCTGGTCGTCGCGACCAGGAAATGAATTGCCGATTTATATTACGGTCCAGAATAACAAGTGGGGAATCTCGACGAAGTTCGATGATCAACATGGCGAGAAGCAGGTCGCAGATCGTGGTAAGGCGTTCGGAATTCGTACGAACGTTGTGAATGGAAACGATCCCATTGAGTCGTATTTCGCGATCAGTCAGGATCTTGAGTATATCCGAAAGAACACTAAGCCAGTTCTTACGGAATTTATGGTGTCTCGACTTTATGGTCATTCATCGGCCTCAGGAGCAAACCGCGAAGCGGGCGAGTGCCCGATCGATCTGTTTGAAAAGCGCCTGGTTGATTCAAAATATATCGCACCCGGTTTCGTGAAAGAGATGTGGGCGAAATACGATCTTGAATCGCGTGAAGCAGCAGAAATCGTTCGCGGTGAGCCAGTTCCATTGAAAGAAAGTATTTGGGACCATG harbors:
- a CDS encoding thiamine pyrophosphate-dependent dehydrogenase E1 component subunit alpha, which codes for MLDMMVKSRVLEERLIKVYKTGDAFFWIGGPGEEAFGVPLGLLVDKGQGVSHDYLHLHYRGTPTLIAMGMTMIDSIRLIMNRSTDRSTGGRNFANHYCFPEWNVVPVGSPIEVQYGMAVGTAMAQRRRKMKKEAAGVSIVTGGDAGSAEGDFASCLIWSSRPGNELPIYITVQNNKWGISTKFDDQHGEKQVADRGKAFGIRTNVVNGNDPIESYFAISQDLEYIRKNTKPVLTEFMVSRLYGHSSASGANREAGECPIDLFEKRLVDSKYIAPGFVKEMWAKYDLESREAAEIVRGEPVPLKESIWDHVYLGSENADWRKF